In a single window of the Methylococcus sp. Mc7 genome:
- a CDS encoding cytochrome-c peroxidase, with product MFTLRLLTCALAMAGASAAVADWQALPAKAPEPAANPSTPAKVELGKMLYLDPRLSSTGTVSCNSCHNVMLGGEDNRGGSVGVHGQVGGRSAPTVWNSAFSSVQFWDGRAPSLEAQAKGPVTNPIEMGMKSWDDVVARLKAIPGYPEAFAAAFGSGDVVTADNAANAIAAYERTLITPNSAYDKYVTGDKTALTEQQVRGMNTFAETGCSNCHSGPAFNGPTLPEGTPFFMKFPTFENGMFEAKYGFSQDKGRAEVTKKTEDEHLFKVPTLRNVALTAPYFHNGKVKTLDEAVRVMAKLQLNKDLSDQQIADVVAFLNALTGEFPKQQMPQLPGLPNKTFDYN from the coding sequence ATGTTCACTCTACGTTTGCTGACCTGCGCCCTGGCCATGGCCGGAGCGTCGGCGGCGGTTGCCGACTGGCAGGCGCTGCCCGCCAAGGCCCCCGAGCCCGCGGCCAATCCGAGCACCCCGGCCAAGGTGGAACTGGGCAAGATGCTTTACCTGGACCCGCGCCTGTCCTCGACCGGCACGGTCTCGTGCAACTCCTGCCATAACGTGATGCTGGGCGGCGAAGACAACCGCGGCGGCTCGGTCGGCGTCCACGGACAGGTCGGCGGCCGCAGCGCGCCGACGGTCTGGAATTCCGCCTTCAGCTCCGTACAGTTCTGGGACGGCCGCGCGCCCAGCCTGGAAGCGCAGGCCAAGGGACCCGTGACCAACCCCATCGAGATGGGCATGAAGAGCTGGGACGACGTCGTGGCTCGGCTCAAGGCCATTCCGGGTTATCCGGAAGCCTTCGCCGCCGCCTTCGGCAGCGGGGACGTGGTCACGGCGGACAATGCCGCCAACGCCATCGCCGCCTACGAGCGCACCTTGATCACGCCCAACAGCGCCTACGACAAATACGTCACCGGCGACAAGACCGCCCTGACCGAACAACAGGTGCGGGGTATGAACACTTTCGCCGAGACGGGCTGCTCGAACTGCCACAGCGGGCCGGCGTTCAACGGTCCCACCCTGCCGGAGGGAACGCCGTTCTTCATGAAGTTCCCGACCTTCGAGAACGGCATGTTCGAGGCGAAATACGGATTCAGCCAGGACAAGGGCCGCGCCGAGGTCACGAAGAAGACCGAGGACGAACATTTGTTCAAGGTGCCGACCCTGCGCAACGTCGCTCTGACCGCCCCGTATTTCCACAACGGCAAGGTCAAGACGCTGGACGAGGCGGTGCGGGTGATGGCCAAGCTGCAGCTCAACAAGGACTTGAGCGATCAGCAGATCGCCGACGTGGTCGCCTTCCTGAACGCCCTGACCGGCGAATTCCCCAAGCAGCAGATGCCGCAACTGCCCGGCTTGCCGAACAAGACCTTCGACTACAACTGA
- a CDS encoding amino acid permease, with translation MRIFRTKAVSTNDCTGSGLKRCLGALDLTLLGIGAIIGTGIFVLTGIAAATQAGPAVVLSFVFAGIACAFAALAYAELAACVGGCGSAYGYSYAAFGELIAWIIGWDLILEYAISVAAVANGWSGYFANALTAVGLELPDYLTKAPEKGGLINLPASAIIFLLMALLIVGVKESARLNTVMVSVKVLAIVVFVAVASAHVDPAHWDPFLPFGWFGHDAGGKPIGVMAGASIVFFAYVGFDAVSTAAEEARNPMRDVPIGIIGSLVFCTLIYILVAGLLTGVVPYTELNVSSPVAHALQLLGIRWASGLVATGVIAGLTTVMLVLYYALTRIIFAMSRDGLMSPWFSAVNRRTQTPVRVIVLCGLFISLVAGFVPLGELAELVNIGTLFAFVLVCLGVIVLRVTRPELHRPFKTPVVPWFPILGALSCGALMAFLPALTWLRFVIWLALGIVIYFAYSYRHSKLAEQAAD, from the coding sequence ATGCGAATCTTTCGAACCAAGGCGGTTTCCACGAACGACTGCACCGGCAGCGGCCTCAAGCGCTGCCTGGGCGCGCTCGACCTGACCCTGCTCGGGATAGGCGCCATCATCGGCACCGGCATCTTCGTGCTGACCGGCATCGCCGCCGCCACCCAGGCCGGCCCCGCCGTCGTCCTCTCCTTCGTCTTCGCCGGAATCGCGTGCGCCTTCGCCGCCCTGGCCTACGCCGAGCTGGCGGCCTGCGTGGGCGGCTGCGGCAGCGCGTATGGTTACAGCTATGCGGCTTTCGGCGAACTGATCGCCTGGATCATCGGCTGGGACCTGATCCTCGAATACGCGATTTCGGTGGCCGCGGTCGCCAACGGCTGGTCGGGCTATTTCGCCAACGCTCTGACCGCAGTCGGTCTGGAATTGCCGGACTATCTGACCAAAGCGCCGGAAAAGGGGGGGCTCATCAACTTGCCGGCCTCCGCGATCATCTTCCTGCTGATGGCCCTGCTGATCGTCGGCGTGAAGGAGAGCGCCCGCCTCAATACCGTCATGGTGTCCGTCAAGGTGCTGGCCATCGTGGTGTTCGTCGCCGTCGCCAGCGCCCACGTCGATCCCGCCCATTGGGACCCGTTCCTGCCGTTCGGCTGGTTCGGCCACGATGCCGGCGGCAAGCCGATCGGCGTGATGGCCGGGGCTTCGATCGTGTTCTTCGCCTACGTGGGATTCGATGCGGTCTCGACCGCCGCGGAAGAAGCGCGCAATCCGATGCGCGACGTGCCGATCGGCATCATCGGCTCGCTGGTGTTCTGCACCCTGATCTACATCCTGGTGGCGGGACTCCTCACCGGCGTAGTGCCCTACACCGAACTCAACGTCTCCTCGCCGGTCGCGCACGCGCTGCAATTGCTGGGCATCCGCTGGGCTTCCGGGCTGGTCGCCACGGGGGTGATCGCGGGGCTCACCACGGTCATGCTGGTGCTCTATTACGCCCTGACGCGAATCATCTTCGCCATGTCCCGCGACGGGCTGATGTCACCCTGGTTTTCCGCGGTGAACCGCCGCACCCAGACGCCGGTGCGGGTCATCGTCCTGTGCGGCCTGTTCATTTCTCTGGTCGCCGGCTTCGTCCCCCTGGGCGAACTGGCCGAACTCGTCAACATCGGCACCCTGTTCGCCTTCGTCCTGGTCTGCCTCGGCGTGATCGTGCTCCGCGTCACCCGCCCGGAGCTTCACCGGCCGTTCAAGACGCCGGTCGTGCCCTGGTTTCCGATCCTGGGCGCCTTGTCCTGCGGCGCCCTGATGGCCTTTCTGCCGGCCCTGACCTGGCTGCGCTTCGTGATCTGGCTGGCGCTGGGCATCGTGATCTATTTCGCCTATTCCTACCGCCACAGCAAGTTGGCGGAACAGGCGGCGGATTAA
- the gloB gene encoding hydroxyacylglutathione hydrolase — translation MLEILQIPALEDNYVYLLHEPDSGATAAVDPAIAGPVLEALDTRGWRLSHVLNTHHHGDHVGGNLELKAVTGCTVVGAAGDRHRIPGIDVVLKDGEEFRIGSASARMLEVPGHTSGHVAFWFEADGALFCGDTLFALGCGRLFEGSAEQMWRSLERLRALPPEAKVFCAHEYTQANARFAVTVEPGNPALRERLGRVEALRREGRATVPSSLGEELATNPFLRPESPEIREGLGLPDAPDVEVFAEIRRRKDVFRG, via the coding sequence ATGCTCGAAATCCTTCAAATTCCCGCGCTCGAAGACAACTATGTCTATCTCCTCCACGAGCCCGACAGCGGCGCCACCGCGGCGGTGGACCCGGCCATCGCCGGGCCGGTGCTGGAGGCGCTCGATACCAGGGGCTGGCGGCTCAGCCACGTGCTGAACACCCATCACCACGGCGACCACGTCGGCGGCAATCTGGAGCTCAAGGCGGTGACCGGCTGCACCGTCGTCGGCGCGGCAGGAGATCGCCATCGCATCCCGGGAATCGACGTCGTCTTGAAAGACGGCGAGGAATTCCGGATCGGTTCCGCATCGGCGCGGATGCTGGAGGTCCCGGGGCATACCTCCGGCCACGTCGCCTTCTGGTTCGAGGCCGATGGCGCGCTGTTCTGTGGAGACACGCTGTTCGCGTTGGGCTGCGGTCGTTTGTTCGAAGGCAGTGCGGAGCAGATGTGGCGCTCCCTGGAGCGACTGCGCGCGCTGCCGCCGGAGGCGAAGGTTTTCTGCGCCCATGAATACACCCAGGCCAATGCCCGCTTCGCCGTTACGGTCGAGCCCGGCAACCCCGCCTTGCGCGAACGCCTGGGCCGGGTCGAGGCCTTGCGGCGTGAGGGGCGGGCCACGGTGCCTTCGAGCCTGGGCGAGGAGCTGGCGACCAACCCCTTCCTGCGGCCGGAAAGTCCGGAGATCAGAGAGGGGTTGGGTCTGCCCGATGCGCCGGACGTGGAGGTGTTCGCGGAAATCCGGCGCAGGAAGGACGTTTTCCGGGGTTAA
- a CDS encoding DNA mismatch repair protein MutS yields MEPIDVRGYPTILRSDSKEPPKIPSVAPGRTGEAVLDEQAFRVIEVDKLFEAADHATTAIGRAVLYRSLAQPPVDAGLIRARQEAVRELERNGELRAELEVLLAEAAKLEGEFYNLLYAQFLGLISSPAHPLEIDGYGYATYIKGTRFMLDLVERANRLPEPDGAYLKALVQEVRDFARSRAYALMKGPVYRTEKRVCTRAEKGWLTPGIRFRPSLFKPVGLTVTVLLFLAAMEFLPFALDIAASIAPVFWLFLLPIGFVYVPIVGGMDRDGIIYPLREVYRRSEEVQATLDTLGQLDELMSFIRFREAFGHFMTLPSILDGERHRMSLRGVRNPVLAKNNPLYVPNDIDLTEHRLTFITGPNSGGKTAFCKTLAQVQILAQAGCHVPAERAELTVADRVFYQVPEISHLADGEGRFGTELKRTKDIFLASTPRSLVIMDELSEGTTNEEKMDISVAILDGFREKGNTTVLITHNHELVDVYQGRKVGQARQVEFRNEQPTYRLVEGVSRVSHADRIARKIGFSKEDIARYLKGKP; encoded by the coding sequence GTGGAACCCATCGATGTCCGGGGCTACCCGACGATTTTAAGGTCCGACAGCAAGGAACCGCCCAAGATCCCTTCGGTCGCGCCGGGGCGGACCGGCGAGGCGGTGCTGGACGAGCAGGCTTTCCGGGTGATCGAGGTCGACAAGCTGTTCGAGGCCGCCGACCATGCCACCACGGCCATCGGGCGCGCGGTGCTTTATCGCTCCCTCGCTCAGCCGCCGGTCGATGCCGGGCTGATCCGAGCCAGGCAGGAGGCGGTGCGGGAACTGGAGCGGAACGGAGAGCTGCGGGCGGAACTCGAAGTCCTGTTGGCCGAAGCCGCCAAGCTGGAAGGGGAGTTCTACAATCTCCTCTACGCCCAGTTCCTGGGGCTGATCAGTTCACCTGCGCATCCCCTGGAAATCGACGGCTACGGCTACGCCACCTATATCAAGGGCACGCGCTTCATGCTCGACCTGGTCGAGCGCGCCAACCGTCTGCCCGAACCGGACGGCGCCTATCTCAAGGCGCTGGTGCAGGAAGTCCGGGATTTCGCCCGGTCACGGGCCTACGCCCTGATGAAGGGGCCGGTGTACCGGACCGAAAAGCGGGTCTGCACCCGGGCCGAAAAGGGCTGGCTCACGCCGGGCATCCGGTTCCGGCCTTCGCTGTTCAAGCCGGTCGGCCTGACGGTCACGGTGCTGCTGTTTCTGGCCGCGATGGAGTTTTTGCCTTTCGCCCTGGATATCGCGGCGTCGATCGCGCCGGTGTTCTGGCTGTTCCTGCTGCCGATCGGCTTCGTCTACGTGCCCATCGTCGGCGGCATGGACCGTGACGGCATCATCTATCCTCTGCGCGAGGTTTACCGCCGCTCCGAGGAGGTGCAAGCCACGCTGGATACGCTGGGCCAGCTCGACGAACTGATGAGCTTCATCCGCTTCCGCGAGGCCTTCGGGCATTTCATGACGCTGCCGAGCATCCTGGACGGGGAGCGGCACCGGATGTCTCTGCGCGGGGTGCGCAACCCGGTGCTGGCCAAGAACAATCCGCTCTATGTGCCCAACGACATCGATCTGACGGAGCACCGGTTGACTTTCATCACCGGTCCCAACAGCGGCGGCAAGACCGCGTTCTGCAAGACCCTGGCGCAGGTCCAGATCCTGGCCCAGGCCGGCTGCCACGTGCCGGCGGAGCGGGCGGAGCTGACCGTCGCCGACCGGGTGTTCTACCAGGTGCCCGAGATCAGCCATCTGGCGGACGGCGAAGGCCGCTTCGGCACCGAACTCAAACGGACCAAGGACATCTTCCTGGCCTCGACGCCGCGCAGCCTGGTCATCATGGACGAGCTGTCGGAGGGGACGACCAACGAGGAAAAGATGGACATCTCCGTCGCGATCCTCGACGGGTTCCGGGAGAAGGGCAATACCACGGTTCTCATCACTCACAACCACGAACTGGTGGACGTCTACCAAGGGAGGAAGGTCGGGCAGGCGCGGCAGGTGGAATTCCGCAACGAACAGCCGACCTACCGCCTGGTCGAAGGCGTTTCGCGGGTCAGCCATGCCGACCGCATCGCCAGGAAGATCGGTTTTTCCAAGGAAGACATCGCCAGATACCTGAAAGGCAAGCCCTGA
- a CDS encoding CcdB family protein: MAQFDVHRNTGPHRDAIPFVVIVQSPLFDDYRRRVVVPLVRQDRLGAVPDPGFNPAFTIEGVDVVLHPLEIVSVPVAQLGGRVGSLSDAGDRVIGAIDQMLSRAWR, from the coding sequence ATGGCTCAGTTCGATGTCCACCGAAATACCGGCCCGCACCGGGATGCCATCCCGTTCGTGGTGATCGTCCAGTCGCCGCTCTTCGACGACTATCGGCGCCGGGTCGTGGTGCCGCTGGTGCGTCAGGACCGGCTCGGCGCGGTTCCCGATCCGGGTTTCAATCCAGCCTTCACCATCGAAGGCGTCGATGTCGTTCTTCACCCGCTGGAGATCGTGTCGGTGCCGGTCGCCCAATTGGGAGGACGGGTGGGATCGTTATCGGATGCCGGAGACCGGGTCATTGGAGCCATCGACCAGATGCTGAGCCGGGCCTGGCGGTAA
- a CDS encoding type II toxin-antitoxin system CcdA family antitoxin: protein MKTIVPSHVRKRPVNLSLNEEVVAQARQLTGNLSGVVESLLAEFVEHELQRRREQSRRVEATVALWNAFEEKHGSFADEHSTL, encoded by the coding sequence ATGAAAACCATCGTTCCGTCCCATGTTCGCAAGCGTCCGGTCAACCTCAGTCTCAACGAGGAAGTGGTGGCACAGGCCCGCCAGTTGACCGGGAACCTGTCCGGGGTCGTCGAATCCCTGCTTGCCGAATTCGTCGAACACGAGTTGCAACGCCGGCGCGAGCAATCTCGACGCGTCGAAGCGACCGTTGCCTTATGGAATGCCTTCGAGGAAAAACACGGTTCTTTTGCCGACGAGCATTCGACGCTCTGA